In Camelina sativa cultivar DH55 chromosome 17, Cs, whole genome shotgun sequence, the genomic stretch AAATGATACCAGATGCTTCCCCCGAAGGAAAACCAAAGGAAGAGGTCAAAGATGACGTGCGACTTGAAGATGATTGGGTTCCAATGGATGAAGAACTTGGTGCTCAGGAACTGGAGGAGGTTATTCGCGAAAAGGCAGCCCACTCTAGTGCTGTTGTACTTGAAAGTATAGGCGATATTCCTGAGGCTGAGGTAAAACCACCTGACAATGTGCTGTTCGTCTGCAAACTGAATCCTGTGACTGAGGATGAGGACCTCCATACCATTTTTTCACGCTTTGGAACCGTTGTATCGGCTGATATAATCCGTGATTTCAAGACAGGTGACAGTTTGTGCTATGCTTTTATAGAGTTTGAAATCAAGGAGGCATGCGAACAAGCTTATTATAAGATGGACAATGCTCTGATCGATGATAGACGAATACATGTGGATTTCAGTCAGAGTGTGTCCAAACTTTGGTCACAGTTCCGGCAGAAAGACTCCAAAAAGGGGAATGGATGTTTCAAATGCGGCTCGACGGATCATGTTGCTAAGGACTGTGTGGGTGGTAATCAGTCTTCAAAGTACATTGTAAAAGATCAAAACAGACAGCACGGAGGAGGTGAAGGCTATGATATGGTTTTTGAGGGTGATGCACCTGAAATGCCCAAGAGAGAGCATAATAGTCATGAGAGGGATGAGAGGGAGAGGAGGGACAAGATTGGTCGGAATAGTCCTCATGGTAATGGGGAAGGCAAAAGACGTCACAGagatgatgaagttgatgatGGTAGAAAACAGCGTGGCCGGGAAGAGGTaagagaaaaggagaggaaacgcagagagagagaagaaagagacagCAGGGAAGAtgaagacagaagaagaagaagacgccgTGAAGAGATGAGAGATGGGGATAGGCGTGAGGAGAGTCGAAGATATAGAGACGATGATCATCGGAGCCATAGAGATTATAAAGAGAGGAGAAGTGAGAGAGACAATGGACATGGAAGAGAAGCGAGACATGAAAGAAGGGATAGGTGAAAAACATGGTCTTGgcgtttagggtttaaggtggGTTTTGTATGAAGTGACTGAAGTTTTTTAAATTCTGGAGAGATGTATCTCTTGAGTTTGTGACTAGTAGTCAAGGTCTGAATTGTTTCACCTATGAAGTTGTGAGCCATTGGAGATGAATGGTTTTAAAACATGACTACTAAACTAGACTTCCTTTGGTCTCTTTCTTTATATAAGGCTTTTTTGACAACCATCCATATTCCTATCCactttttaattgatttctatggtctttgtttttttctccgtTATGTTATGATTTTCACGTTATCACATTCAATAAGTTTCAAACTAGCTTCAATAACACACACAAGGTAACACACATCAGCCGTTTTTATAATGTAACAAATTTGTGATCATTCTTCCAAATCGAGCTACCAAATTAACGCAAGTTAGGTTACCTATTCTTTTTGAATAATactaaaagggaaaaaaacGGCACGCCGTATGTCTTGGCTGGAGCAAAAACGACAGCGCATCTGTCGTAATTAGTTTAATCATTGAACAAATTAAGAGGGATTAAAAAAAGGTTTCCCACCGACAAAACTGGAGAAGTTGTCGTGGGAATTTGGAAGCAACCTGGTCGTTAATTTTCGACATAACACTTcgtatttatttataatatttttttacattcttTTCTGCGTATAATATTTGTGCTGTTAAATTTGTGAAACATTGTTACATTCCTttctttgtataatatattattacattGTTAAAAATGGTCGTATACTCGtatattgttaagattttaaatttgtgCTATTACATTTGTGAAACCAATATATTGGTTGAACATAAACATGAACACGAGCGAGTTAAGATTCTCTGTATGACTGtatcattatataaataacaGAAATACGAATTTCCAATAAGTTATCCtcaataatatatacatatacgtaccaaataacttatataaattatatgttaattaaataaattaaatgtctTTGTCATCCATACTCGGTTCTTGCTGGCACTTTGCTTGACAGTTCAAGTTTAGATTCAGCTACccaaatatataatcattgaGAAGTCAATTTTTCTCACATATTCAACTCCAAACATTAGCACATACTTACACGAAACTGAGATAACAGAGAACTCTATGAGAGATTTCAAATCTGAAGTACTATGATTTATCAAAGCATCATATCTTCATAAAACATAAGTTAGCACAAAATTTGTGTGCTTCGTGGATCATgagaaaaatgatatttatagttaaaagaaatcaaagacaGCGAAACAAATATGATCACGAGATGTTCAACGAAGAAGTTATCTCATATATTTAGTTGCAACTTGCAACTTACAAACCACATAGTACAATAATATTGAtaaacaattatttatattattaaaatatcatgATAAAAATGAATTACAAACTTTGAATTACTAAGTATCATGAATGGGTTCACGATCTTCTCggatataaagtaaaaaatttgCTTACGTAGATTAACTTATTCTTCTTAcgtgaaaaaacaaatttgcttTATTTTCGTATACAAGATTGACTTTAGTTTAGTAAAGGAAACACATTTGCGTCGTCCTCTTATATTTAAGAGAATtagttaaaaatgccccttttgatatatctcttttcaaaaataccctcttttttagccatttttatttttgccctcttttaatttttaatgaccattttacccttagatgaaaattattttattcaataaaaagaaaaacaaaattttcccgccaaaaaatttccgacatattttcccgccaaaaatttttcgaaaaaattttcccgccaaaaaNNNNNNNNNNNNNNNNNNNNNNNNNNNNNNNNNNNNNNNNNNNNNNNNNNNNNNNNNNNNNNNNNNNNNNNNNNNNNNNNNNNNNNNNNNNNNNNNNNNNNNNNNNNNNNNNNNNNNNNNNNNNNNNNNNNNNNNNNNNNNNNNNNNNNNNNNNNNNNNNNNNNNNNNNNNNNNNNNNNNNNNNNNNNNNNNNNNNNNNNNNNNNNNNNNNNNNNNNNNNNNNNNNNNNNNNNNNNNNNNNNNNNNNNNNNNNNNNNNNNNNNNNNNNNNNNNNNNNNNNNNNNNNNNNNNNNNNNNNNNNNNNNNNNNNNNNNNNNNNNNNNNNNNNNNNNNNNNNNNNNNNNNNNNNNNNNNNNNNNNNNNNNNNNNNNNNNNNNNNNNNNNNNNNNNNNNNNNNNNNNNNNNNNNNNNNNNNNNNNNNNNNNNNNNNNNNNNNNNNNNNNNNNNNNNNNNNNNNNNNNNNNNNNNNNNNNNNNNNNNNNNNNNNNNNNNNNNNNNNNNNNNNNNNNNNNNNNNNNNNNNNNNNNNNNNNNNNNNNNNNNNNNNNNNNNNNNNNNNNNNNNNNNNNNNNNNNNNNNNNNNNNNNNNNNNNNNNNNNNNNNNNNNNNNNNNNNNNNNNNNNNNNNNNNNNNNNNNNNNNNNNNNNNNNNNNNNNNNNNNNNNNNNNNNNNNNNNNNNNNNNNNNNNNNNNNNNNNNNNNNNNNNNNNNNNNNNNNNNNNNNNNNNNNNNNNNNNNNNNNNNNNNNNNNNNNNNNNNNNNNNNNNNNNNNNNNNNNNNNNNNNNNNNNNNNNNNNNNNNNNNNNNNNNNNNNNNNNNNNNNNNNNNNNNNNNNNNNNNNNgtataaatttcaatatttttggcgggaaaatttttcgattttggcgggaaaattttttttttggcgggaaaaaataattttttcgggaaaaattttcgattttggcgggaaaaaaaaaaattttggcgggaaatttttttggcggaaaactatttttgattttgatgactgtacattcttgctgtcactcaaaaagggtaatttggtcattttgtatataaagaggggtagttttaaaaatggtcaacatgaaggggtatttttaaaaaggggtatggaaaaaggggcattttttaGAATGCCCCtatatttaaacttaaaaaacgtaaaagtaaaaaagtaaaaaaaaaaaaaagaaaagaaaacgatcAATTCAGCAAAAAGCGATGATGGGACAATATGTAAAGAAGAGAGTAAAGAGCCAATCATATCCATTTAGCCCAACCTTCATAGTGATCTCCATCGTATGAAAGCTACCTCTATGgtgttaaaaaaagaagaagaaagaaagctaCCTATAGGCtatatctaaataattaaagagaTGACATTCAAAATAGAATCAATAATATACATCAACCTCCAAAAGCGCGTATGTTATGAAATGTACGGGGAGCGTCATCGTAACTACTACTGTACTATTTTATTACTCACTAGAATTTGTATTCGCATATGGGCgggatttttaattaaaaacattttctatcaaaaatataaatttttaaattcaaatataattattcaattttttgagtataatatatatatacactaaactTATTTTACaaagtgatatacaacatatatattgttgataataatgtttttgtgacaaataaataatttgatatatatcacGTGGTAATTAAGATCACCTTACAAATCACAGAAAGAATAAACGTCATTGATGACTACCTCGTGATGTTTTATCTTTCAGAGagtttatttcttattcatattCCAAGAAAACACTCTTTTAAAAGCTTTGATGTTGATTATCGATTGTTTACCTAATTATATATagggtatatatattatttatgattaaatGTTGATACTTGATACTAACATAACACTATTCCGTATGAAAGCTGAATATACCAAATTTCATGAATATTACGTAGtgtaaaagtaaatatataatatcatattgTTATAACATTTTTACTGAGCTTGATTTACCAATCGAAGCAAGTGCAGCttactatatataaatgaacTCTAGACCAATTCATGAATGTATCTATCTTATTTTACTTTCTATGATTATATGACCAAACGGTTAAGGCTGACTTAGAATCTATTaatctatttaataatatatattatgtatttttctacaaactcattcgtttcacacaatgaataaGATGTCAAAGATTTTAATTTCGTCACGTGTTTATCTTTTCAAGTTTTAGTGgtttattttcaaacacttttaaATTACAATTCTTTCGTCATTATTTATGGTGCACACAATGCCTTTCGACATCTACTTTATTTTCACATCTATTGGctcatatataaaacatattagACTGTAAATTGATTTTCAAgacatattaaaataatatctctttaattTCTATCTTTAAATactcaaatttgtattaaaagcatttgattaaatttatgaaatatcaaatttgtttttcttttttatcatgTATAAACGAATAACTTccctgtttaaaattttataaatttaattatataaattttgttttatttttaccataaatttaaaatttacttccatttgtaaaactcattaacacatttaaaattttaaactatgaTCAGATTATAAGAAAAAGTTGGATTATattattactactaataaaatttatagatttttttttttaattttaacatttcatttattttatataattaaatttttatttagtaaattatttattaattgtaaataacataaatatgcatttcttttaaagcaaaaaaataatgttgtttAGATAGATGCTTAGGTGACAGAATGAGAGGATAGAGAGAAAATCTAACTTTATGTTTTATGTAGATGTATGGGGtcaaaaactcataattatgATACACCAAGAAATTAACAAATCATTGTGGAAGGAACAAAATAATACTCTAATTAATGTTCATATAATTGAGAAGAGCAAAAAATTTGAagcatattatattataagctACTTATTAATTATACAGAAGGAAACAAAATGAGCCTAATCTTTATCTTTGTGCCTTTGGCTTCTTCTTACTGCTAAAATCGTGCTTGACAGCTTTACTCTGTaaaaattcgtttttttctttacgAGCTAAATAAAACAGTATATATAATGATGAATCTCACTtagccaagaaaaaaaaaaattactattagatttcaaaaagaaaacaaacacaaaaagtttctaaatttctttccttttctttataaCTTTTCACAAGACTAGATTTTGGAATCTCgttcttgagagagagagagagagagaaagagacagagacagaggaagaagatgaggagggTGAATTGGGCGGTGGTGGCTCTGTTTACAGTATGCATTGTTGGGTTTGAGCTTAGATTCATCCATGGAGCCACAGATGCATCAGACagtgagtttcttcttcttcttcttcttcttggtctgAGAATCTTGTTCACTTTTTTCCGCTTATTGGGTTGTCCAAAGTCTCAATCTTTTTCGTATATCCTTCAATTTGATTCTGTTTTCATTCTTTCGTCCATATtctcaaagtttcaatctttgccttttctcaaatctcaaatctttgTTGGGTTTAAATCTTGAACCTTCCTCTTCTCTGTGTATCTTCAAACTAAAACTGAGAacaaagattttaatttatagtatagACTTGGTGAAAGCAGAGctgatttatgatttatggtttgtgtgctttaattgaATGGTCTCTGATTTCTATTTATTGCAGCTTCGGCATTAAACACATTGTTCAGCAGTATGCATTCACCAGCTCAGCTAACACAATGGACTGCAGCAGCTGGTGATCCTTGTGGCCAGAATTGGAGAGGTGTAACTTGCTCCGGGTCACGAGTTACTCAAATGTTAGTGATTTTTTGTATCTAATTTCTTGTTTGCTAGTTTTAGCCATTTGGTTTACATCTAACGTAAACTGTGTTATATCTATCTACTTGGCAGAAAGTTACCAGGTCTTGAGCTCTCTGGAACACTTGGATACATGCTTGATAAATTGACTTCTCTTACCGAGCTGTAAGATCTATCTGTCAAATTTCAAACTGTTAAATAAAGTTGAGATAACTAGTTTTCTAAGTTTGTAATCTTTTATGGAACTTGCAGTGATCTAAGCAGCAATAATCTCGGAGGTGATTTACCATATCAGCTTCCTCCAAATCTGCAACGATTGTATGTTCCATCAACCctcctttttattttggttttctaatTTAGTAACAGTGTGTTCGAGTTTATAATCCTCGGTGTTTCAGGAATCTTGCAAATAACCAATTCACTGGAGCTGCTCAATACTCCATTTCTCATATGACACCACTTAAGTATCTGTAAGTAATTCCTTCACTTCATATTTCTCTAGACATCATCTcttataaagatgtgaacattaaTGTTATGTCTTGTGCAAAAATTCAGCAATCTTGGTCACAATCAGTTTAAGGGACAGATAGCTATCGACTTCTCAAAGCTCAACTCTCTCACAACCTTGTAAGATCCTAGTAAAGATTCGTATTGTGCCTCTCTCAGTTTTGATCGTAGTCAAATATTTGACAAAATCACATGTGTTGCAGGGACTTCTCTTTCAATTCTTTCACGAATTCTTTACCAGGAACTTTCACCTCTCTAACAAGTTTAAAATCATTGTAAGTTTTCAGGAACCTCTGATTAAACTGAAACTGTACCAGTTACTAAACATGTGACTTTTTAACTTCACAGGTACCTTCAGAACAATCAGTTCTCAGGTACAGTCGATGTCTTAGCCGGTCTTCCTCTTGAGACTCTGTGAGTAACCAAACCTTATTACACGTGAagctgttttttcttttacattcaTTAACGTTTGGTTCTTCTTGAATGTAATTCAGGAACATTGCAAACAACGACTTCACGGGCTGGATCCCCAGTTCGTTAAAGGGCATTACATTGATGTAAGTTCTCATTTCACACACATTTGCTTCTTTCTATAAAACTTTTGATCTcacttttcttgtttcttgctaACAGAAAAGATGGCAACTCATTCAATACTGGGCCTgcgcctccaccaccacctgGAACACCTCCAATCCATGGATCCCCGAGCCGTAAATCTGGAGGACATGAAAACCGGTCTAGTGGTGATCAGTCCACCAGCAATGGAGATTCCAAGAAATCAGGAATCGGAGCTGGTGCAATTGCAGGCATAATCATTTCATTGTTAGTAGTTACAGCTCTTCTTGTGGCTTTCTTct encodes the following:
- the LOC104758725 gene encoding peptidyl-prolyl cis-trans isomerase CYP59, producing the protein MSVLIVTSLGDIVIDLYSNKCPLTCKNFLKLCKIKYYNGCLFHTVQKDFTAQTGDPTGTGAGGDSIYKFLYGEQARFFGDEIHLDLKHLKTGTVAMASGGENLNASQFYFTLRDDLDYLDGKHTVFGEIAEGLETLTRINEAYVDAKNRPFKNIRIKHTYILDDPFDDPPQLAEMIPDASPEGKPKEEVKDDVRLEDDWVPMDEELGAQELEEVIREKAAHSSAVVLESIGDIPEAEVKPPDNVLFVCKLNPVTEDEDLHTIFSRFGTVVSADIIRDFKTGDSLCYAFIEFEIKEACEQAYYKMDNALIDDRRIHVDFSQSVSKLWSQFRQKDSKKGNGCFKCGSTDHVAKDCVGGNQSSKYIVKDQNRQHGGGEGYDMVFEGDAPEMPKREHNSHERDERERRDKIGRNSPHGNGEGKRRHRDDEVDDGRKQRGREEVREKERKRREREERDSREDEDRRRRRRREEMRDGDRREESRRYRDDDHRSHRDYKERRSERDNGHGREARHERRDR